One region of Triticum aestivum cultivar Chinese Spring chromosome 6B, IWGSC CS RefSeq v2.1, whole genome shotgun sequence genomic DNA includes:
- the LOC123139709 gene encoding uncharacterized protein: MATAVLRCPLLASPLPAAGGAAAASCSGSSRPSRVHIRRRRCPGPPLAVSSDSSKPLASSSTGGGGDPDEEPVLPLLQELADCLVLPPKFLSLLPRDLRLDLNDAAFDLSNGPVLNECGQEVGDLLLDLGKAWEMANTEASNNLAKQLPSMAPYLTASAKSAFGKRLASAGKKFQTMGQYGNGEFKKISETMIKIGKALSKRPVIQAEVQAMKEKRKLKFAGAEFELTAQNAYIGAAVGLVFGFFSWQLAQGVQSSPDDSQPLKVPLLLLGYTSTALSAAAAVGLVVLALQMNPEDKSD, encoded by the exons ATGGCCACCGCCGTGCTCCGCTGCCCGCTGCTCGCCTCGCCTCTCCCggccgccggcggcgccgccgcAGCCTCGTGCTCCGGATCCTCTCGCCCCTCGCGCGTCCACATACGGCGGCGAAGGTGCCCGGGTCCCCCGCTCGCCGTCTCCTCCGACTCCTCCAAGCCCCTCGCCTCCTCctcgaccggcggcggcggcgaccccgACGAGGAGCCCGTCCTGCCCCTCCTCCAGGAACTCGCG GATTGCTTGGTGCTCCCGCCCAAATTCCTGTCCCTGCTGCCCCGCGACCTCCGCCTCGAT CTCAATGACGCGGCATTCGATCTCTCCAACGGGCCTGTTCTCAACGAG TGTGGCCAAGAGGTCGGTGACCTGCTGCTGGACCTGGGAAAAGCATGGGAGATGGCTAACACAGAAGCATCAAACAACCTTGCCAAGCAGCTGCCGTCGATGGCGCCCTACTTGACCGCCAGCGCGAAATCAG CATTTGGCAAGCGGCTGGCATCAGCCGGAAAGAAGTTTCAGACTATGGGGCAGTATGGCAATGGAGAGTTCAAGAAG ATTTCTGAAACAATGATCAAGATCGGTAAGGCTCTGTCGAAACGCCCAGTGATTCAAGCTGAAGTACAGGCCATGAAAGAAAAAAGAAAGCTGAAG TTTGCAGGAGCTGAATTCGAATTGACAGCGCAAAATGCGTACATCGGTGCTGCAGTTGGACTAGTTTTCGG GTTCTTCTCCTGGCAGCTGGCCCAAGGCGTGCAAAGCAGTCCAGACGACAGCCAG CCGCTCAAGGTCCCGCTGCTGCTCCTCGGCTACACTTCGACGGCCCTGTCCGCGGCCGCGGCGGTGGGGCTCGTGGTGCTGGCCCTGCAGATGAACCCCGAGGACAAGTCGGACTAA